Proteins found in one Sporosarcina sp. FSL K6-3457 genomic segment:
- a CDS encoding DEAD/DEAH box helicase: protein MSKFTDYQFKPFIREAIGRLGFENPTPIQKEMIPLILKGTNAIGQAHTGTGKSHSFLIPVLERTDATVDELQAVISAPTRELATQLFDELAKMTEGTDVRSSLLIGGTDKQRSIGKLKSNPHIVVGTPGRISDMAENGALAIHTAKILVIDEADLAFDMGFIEDIDKFASKMPAGLEMYVFSATIPEKLKPFLNKYMESPIHVKIGERKPLTEGMRYSLVPVRSMNKRKKLLHVIESINPYLAIIFTNTRQNADGLASFLAENGIKAGKIHGDLTPRERTRMMKQIRDLDYQYIVATDLAARGIDIPGVSHVINFELPDELEFFVHRVGRTARAGLEGTAITLYEPSEDDKIVKIEKLGIPFIHEDVKNGEWIEVKERHARRNRVKEEDDIDRKATSFVRKPAKVKPGYKKKMAQEVERFKKRERRLTRKK from the coding sequence ATGTCTAAATTTACTGATTATCAATTTAAACCGTTTATTCGGGAAGCTATCGGGAGGCTCGGCTTTGAAAACCCGACACCGATTCAAAAAGAAATGATTCCGCTCATCCTGAAAGGGACAAATGCAATCGGGCAAGCACATACGGGCACGGGGAAATCTCATAGTTTTCTTATTCCAGTACTAGAACGGACAGATGCAACTGTCGATGAATTACAAGCGGTGATTTCAGCTCCAACGCGGGAACTGGCAACGCAATTGTTTGATGAACTGGCGAAGATGACTGAGGGAACGGATGTACGTAGCTCGCTGCTCATTGGTGGTACAGACAAGCAACGTTCGATTGGCAAGTTGAAATCGAATCCACATATTGTCGTCGGAACACCAGGACGTATTAGTGATATGGCTGAAAATGGGGCGCTTGCTATCCATACGGCAAAGATTTTGGTCATTGATGAGGCGGATCTTGCATTTGACATGGGCTTTATTGAAGATATTGATAAGTTCGCATCTAAAATGCCGGCTGGACTTGAAATGTATGTGTTTTCTGCAACGATTCCTGAGAAATTAAAGCCGTTTTTGAACAAATATATGGAATCGCCAATCCATGTCAAAATCGGTGAACGTAAGCCGTTGACTGAGGGAATGCGTTATTCTCTTGTTCCAGTACGCAGTATGAATAAAAGAAAAAAATTATTACACGTCATTGAATCCATCAACCCATATTTGGCGATTATCTTCACTAACACACGTCAAAATGCAGATGGACTAGCTTCTTTTCTTGCTGAAAATGGTATTAAAGCAGGAAAAATCCACGGTGACTTAACACCGCGTGAACGGACACGTATGATGAAACAAATCCGTGATCTGGACTATCAATATATCGTTGCAACAGACCTTGCAGCGCGTGGTATCGATATACCGGGCGTCAGTCATGTCATCAACTTCGAATTGCCAGATGAGCTAGAGTTTTTCGTCCATCGCGTGGGACGTACGGCGCGTGCAGGTCTGGAAGGAACTGCGATTACATTGTACGAGCCATCTGAAGATGATAAAATCGTCAAAATTGAGAAGCTTGGTATTCCATTTATTCATGAAGATGTGAAAAATGGTGAGTGGATTGAAGTGAAAGAACGTCATGCTAGGCGTAACCGCGTAAAAGAGGAAGATGATATCGACCGAAAAGCGACATCATTTGTTCGAAAACCCGCGAAAGTAAAGCCGGGTTATAAAAAGAAAATGGCACAGGAAGTTGAGCGCTTTAAAAAGCGTGAAAGGAGATTGACACGTAAAAAATGA
- the vrrA gene encoding VrrA/YqfQ family protein produces the protein MRYESFYPFVQQPVTPPPMGQTGFGMPPQMSQMQMPNQPFPNGGPMGDPMANQMNNPLGGPTANQGQQQGPSKMESYMQTANQFLNTAQQFAPMVQQFAPMVQNLPAMWRLYKGFQGLPAAGAVASAGAAASASSAATSASLGASVPRIFQP, from the coding sequence ATGAGGTACGAATCCTTTTATCCGTTCGTGCAACAACCAGTCACACCGCCTCCCATGGGACAAACGGGCTTCGGCATGCCTCCGCAAATGAGTCAAATGCAGATGCCAAATCAGCCCTTCCCAAACGGTGGTCCAATGGGAGATCCTATGGCCAATCAAATGAATAATCCATTAGGCGGCCCGACAGCCAACCAAGGTCAACAACAAGGCCCTTCCAAGATGGAATCCTATATGCAAACCGCCAACCAGTTTTTGAACACCGCACAACAATTCGCGCCAATGGTTCAGCAGTTTGCACCAATGGTTCAAAATTTACCTGCCATGTGGAGACTATACAAAGGCTTCCAAGGCCTCCCAGCAGCTGGGGCAGTAGCTAGTGCAGGTGCCGCCGCTAGTGCTTCATCGGCAGCGACAAGCGCTTCACTCGGCGCATCCGTTCCACGCATCTTCCAGCCTTAA
- a CDS encoding 4-hydroxy-3-methylbut-2-enyl diphosphate reductase encodes MKVLKISPRGYCYGVVDAMIIARNAALDITLPRPIYILGMIVHNKHVTDAFEEDGIITLDGENRLEILEKVETGTVIFTAHGVSPEVRELAKRKGLVSIDATCPDVTVTHDLIREKTAEGFDIIYIGKKHHPEPEGAIGVAPHAVHLIEKPEDVDNLDITNQKLLVTNQTTMSQWDVVHIMDALQVKYPHIEVHKEICMATQVRQEAVAEQAGQSDLLIVVGDPKSNNSNRLTQVSVEIADTPSYRISDVSELDVSWLTGVETVSVTAGASTPTLIVREVIAFLEKFDAEDPTTHHPERKFQLEKILPKIKNPTPVDRIEPYATM; translated from the coding sequence ATGAAAGTGTTAAAGATATCCCCAAGAGGCTATTGTTACGGGGTTGTCGATGCAATGATTATTGCAAGAAATGCAGCACTCGACATCACATTGCCGAGACCTATTTATATATTGGGAATGATTGTCCATAACAAGCATGTGACAGATGCATTTGAAGAAGATGGCATTATCACACTTGACGGTGAAAACCGTTTGGAAATTCTGGAAAAAGTAGAGACGGGTACTGTTATTTTCACAGCACACGGCGTATCACCAGAAGTTCGTGAGCTAGCGAAAAGAAAAGGACTTGTATCGATTGACGCAACATGTCCTGATGTCACCGTCACCCACGATTTAATCAGGGAAAAAACGGCGGAAGGTTTCGATATTATTTACATCGGGAAAAAACATCATCCAGAGCCTGAAGGGGCAATTGGTGTCGCACCCCATGCAGTTCATCTCATTGAAAAACCGGAAGATGTTGACAATCTTGACATTACCAATCAAAAACTGCTGGTGACAAACCAAACGACGATGAGCCAATGGGATGTCGTTCATATTATGGATGCCCTGCAAGTAAAATATCCACATATCGAAGTGCATAAAGAAATTTGCATGGCTACTCAAGTACGACAGGAAGCCGTTGCAGAACAGGCGGGCCAATCTGATCTACTCATTGTTGTAGGAGATCCGAAAAGTAATAACTCAAATCGCCTGACACAAGTGTCTGTTGAAATCGCTGATACCCCATCCTATCGCATTTCAGATGTTTCGGAGCTGGATGTTAGCTGGTTAACAGGCGTTGAAACCGTTTCGGTAACTGCTGGTGCTTCCACACCAACATTGATTGTTCGAGAAGTAATTGCCTTCCTCGAAAAGTTCGATGCGGAAGATCCAACAACTCATCATCCTGAGCGTAAATTCCAATTGGAAAAAATTCTACCAAAAATTAAAAATCCAACACCTGTTGATCGCATCGAGCCCTACGCGACAATGTAA
- a CDS encoding Nif3-like dinuclear metal center hexameric protein: MKKVNGHEIINLFEQWSPKRFAMDGDPVGLHIGQLNRPVEKVLITLDVNEEVIDEAIHSGANLIIAHHPPLFRPLKSLLTDTPQGRMIEKCVKNDIAVYAAHTNLDVAPGGVNDMLATKLGLRDTAVVEPTFSEPLYKLVVFSPVTHADAIRQALVQAGAGAIGDYTGCSFSSTGTGRFTPVEGAEPYVGEIGRGEEVHEEKIEVVLPGTIRNKVLKGMLMAHPYEEPAYDFFVLDQRTNEYGLGRIGKLEEKMTLVQFAEHVKQVFGVPALRFVGNPDKEIRKVAVLGGDGNKYIGAAKRAGADVLVTGDLYYHVAHDAEAMGLAVIDPGHNIEKVMIEGVADYMRDACLEACYDVKFIQSAVITEPFHFI, from the coding sequence ATGAAAAAAGTGAATGGGCATGAAATCATTAATCTTTTCGAACAATGGTCGCCAAAACGTTTTGCGATGGATGGCGATCCGGTAGGCCTACATATTGGGCAATTAAATCGACCGGTGGAAAAAGTATTAATTACATTGGATGTGAATGAGGAAGTAATTGATGAGGCCATTCACAGTGGAGCCAATCTCATTATTGCCCATCATCCGCCGCTTTTCAGGCCATTGAAGAGTTTATTGACAGATACACCACAAGGTAGAATGATTGAGAAGTGTGTGAAAAACGATATAGCGGTTTACGCAGCACATACTAATTTAGACGTTGCACCGGGTGGCGTCAATGACATGCTCGCTACAAAACTAGGGTTGCGTGATACAGCTGTCGTTGAACCAACCTTCTCGGAGCCGCTATATAAATTAGTCGTCTTCAGCCCTGTTACGCATGCCGATGCCATCAGGCAAGCGTTGGTGCAAGCAGGTGCAGGTGCAATTGGTGATTACACAGGATGTAGCTTTAGTTCTACGGGGACAGGTCGCTTTACGCCAGTTGAAGGTGCTGAACCGTATGTTGGTGAAATTGGAAGAGGGGAAGAAGTCCATGAGGAAAAAATTGAAGTGGTCCTGCCGGGTACTATTCGCAATAAAGTGCTGAAGGGTATGCTAATGGCACATCCATATGAAGAACCTGCCTACGACTTCTTTGTACTTGATCAACGGACTAATGAATACGGACTCGGTCGAATTGGTAAGCTGGAGGAAAAAATGACGCTTGTCCAATTTGCTGAACATGTGAAACAGGTCTTTGGTGTGCCGGCCCTGCGCTTTGTAGGCAATCCTGATAAGGAAATTCGTAAAGTCGCAGTGCTAGGTGGCGATGGCAATAAATATATCGGTGCCGCCAAAAGAGCCGGTGCAGATGTGTTGGTCACGGGGGATTTATATTACCATGTGGCGCATGATGCTGAGGCGATGGGGCTTGCTGTCATTGATCCGGGGCATAATATTGAGAAAGTGATGATTGAAGGTGTTGCGGATTATATGCGAGATGCTTGTCTAGAAGCATGTTACGATGTGAAGTTCATTCAATCGGCTGTCATCACAGAACCATTTCATTTCATCTAA
- a CDS encoding tRNA (adenine(22)-N(1))-methyltransferase: MNTVRLSTRLATVASFVEAGAVVADIGSDHAYLPCFLVHNGTVQKAIAGEVVKGPYESAVRNVRREGLSSVVTVRLADGLFAIEEGDAVDTVTIAGMGGPLIATILENGKDRLQGVKRIIAQPNIYAKAIREWAVANDWIIIDEAILEEDGKIYEIIVLEKGTATYDELDLLVGPFLLQAKSAVFLEKWERELAEWQRVLQSLDQAEQTDAIEVRKHELVRHIDFVGKVLAT, from the coding sequence GTGAATACTGTACGTTTATCAACTAGATTGGCAACAGTTGCTTCTTTTGTCGAAGCTGGGGCTGTTGTGGCGGATATAGGAAGTGACCATGCCTATTTGCCTTGCTTCCTCGTGCATAACGGAACTGTGCAGAAGGCGATTGCGGGAGAAGTCGTCAAAGGTCCCTATGAGTCTGCCGTGCGAAACGTTCGACGTGAGGGGCTGTCATCTGTGGTGACAGTGCGATTGGCGGATGGCTTGTTTGCAATTGAAGAAGGGGATGCTGTCGACACGGTGACGATTGCTGGGATGGGCGGACCGCTGATTGCGACTATTTTGGAAAATGGTAAAGACCGACTCCAAGGTGTGAAGCGAATTATTGCCCAACCTAATATTTATGCAAAAGCAATTCGTGAGTGGGCGGTTGCGAATGATTGGATCATTATTGATGAGGCGATTTTGGAAGAAGATGGTAAAATCTACGAGATTATCGTGTTGGAAAAAGGAACAGCGACGTACGACGAATTGGATCTGCTTGTTGGACCTTTTTTACTTCAAGCTAAATCAGCTGTATTCTTGGAGAAATGGGAGAGGGAATTGGCGGAATGGCAACGTGTGCTTCAATCTCTTGATCAGGCAGAACAAACAGATGCGATTGAGGTGCGGAAGCATGAGCTAGTCAGGCATATCGACTTTGTAGGAAAGGTGTTGGCAACATGA
- the cccA gene encoding cytochrome c550 → MGKNPIVPYILIFALGIGLIFFMSLYGLDQQKEIANEGDEGKTEDVATEFDPEVAIGKCIGCHGGDLTGGGGPALVGTTLSKDEIKNIILNGSGAMPGGIIKEDAELDAMADYILSLK, encoded by the coding sequence ATGGGTAAAAATCCAATAGTACCTTATATCCTAATTTTCGCGCTTGGAATTGGTCTTATTTTCTTTATGTCCCTCTATGGACTTGATCAACAAAAAGAAATCGCAAATGAGGGTGACGAAGGTAAAACTGAAGATGTAGCAACTGAGTTCGATCCTGAAGTTGCAATTGGTAAATGTATTGGTTGTCATGGTGGAGATCTAACGGGCGGTGGTGGTCCAGCTTTAGTTGGCACTACTCTTTCCAAAGATGAAATCAAGAACATCATCTTAAATGGTTCAGGTGCTATGCCAGGTGGTATAATTAAAGAAGATGCTGAACTAGATGCAATGGCAGACTATATTTTATCACTTAAATAA
- a CDS encoding acyl-CoA dehydrogenase family protein, with amino-acid sequence MNFDLTEEQQMIKKMIREFSDEVVAPGAIERDRTKAFPVEIFQQLSDMGMMGLPFSEHYGGAGADTVSFAIVTEELSRACASTGITYSAHISLGGAPLNLFGTEEQKQRYLTPICTGESFGAFGLTEANAGSDAGGTQTTAKEDGDDFVINGSKVFITNASYAKHLAITAITGTTNGEKEISAIIVPTDAPGFTIIDNYEKMGLNASNTTELVLDNVRVPKTNLLGTRGNGFRQFLVTLDGGRIGIGAMAVGIAQAAFDRALSYSKERKQFGKTLAEFQITQFKLADMALKIELARNMVYKAAWLKDQGRPFSKEASMCKLYASEIAMEVATEAIQIHGGYGYMKEYEVERYMRDAKLLEIGEGTSEVQRMVIARLIGC; translated from the coding sequence TTGAATTTCGATTTGACAGAAGAACAGCAAATGATTAAAAAGATGATTCGGGAATTTTCGGATGAAGTTGTTGCACCTGGGGCGATTGAGCGTGATCGAACAAAAGCGTTTCCAGTGGAGATCTTTCAACAGTTATCTGATATGGGGATGATGGGCTTGCCTTTTTCGGAGCACTACGGAGGCGCTGGGGCTGATACCGTCAGCTTTGCGATTGTGACAGAGGAGTTAAGTCGTGCTTGTGCATCGACGGGAATTACGTATTCAGCACATATTTCGCTTGGGGGAGCACCGCTGAATTTATTTGGCACGGAGGAACAAAAACAGCGTTATTTGACACCGATTTGTACGGGGGAATCATTCGGTGCATTTGGCTTAACGGAAGCGAATGCTGGCTCGGATGCGGGGGGAACGCAAACGACAGCAAAAGAAGATGGCGATGATTTTGTTATTAATGGTTCGAAGGTGTTTATCACAAATGCGAGTTATGCCAAGCATCTGGCAATTACAGCGATTACAGGTACTACGAATGGTGAAAAAGAAATCAGTGCAATTATCGTGCCGACAGATGCACCTGGTTTTACGATTATCGACAATTATGAAAAAATGGGGCTGAACGCTTCCAATACAACGGAGCTCGTATTAGATAATGTCCGTGTACCGAAAACAAACTTGCTGGGAACGCGAGGCAATGGTTTTCGCCAGTTTCTCGTTACATTGGATGGTGGACGTATCGGTATTGGTGCAATGGCTGTGGGAATCGCACAGGCAGCTTTCGACCGAGCGCTCAGTTACTCTAAGGAGCGCAAGCAATTCGGAAAAACATTAGCCGAATTTCAAATTACACAATTTAAATTGGCGGATATGGCATTGAAGATTGAACTAGCACGCAATATGGTTTACAAAGCAGCTTGGCTAAAAGATCAGGGGCGACCATTTTCGAAAGAAGCATCGATGTGTAAGCTGTATGCTTCTGAAATCGCGATGGAGGTCGCGACGGAGGCTATCCAGATTCATGGCGGTTATGGTTATATGAAAGAATATGAAGTTGAACGATATATGCGTGATGCCAAATTACTTGAAATCGGAGAAGGGACCTCGGAAGTCCAACGCATGGTCATTGCTCGGCTTATTGGCTGCTAA
- the rpoD gene encoding RNA polymerase sigma factor RpoD, whose amino-acid sequence MSKKELAGDMEHELTIEEAKANLLEAGKKLGELTLDEVTEKLAAFEMEPEQFEEFLDLVEAQGIEMDRKAEDESGEEGGKPAAEETQFDLNDLSVPPGVKINDPVRMYLKEIGRVDLLTGAEEVELAIRILEGDEEAKKRLAEANLRLVVSIAKRYVGRGMLFLDLIQEGNMGLIKAVEKFDHTKGFKFSTYATWWIRQAITRAIADQARTIRIPVHMVETINKLIRVQRQLLQDLGREPSPEEIGEEMDLTAEKVREILKIAQEPVSLETPIGEEDDSHLGDFIEDSEAQSPSDHAAYELLKEQLEDVLDTLTDREENVLRLRFGLDDGRTRTLEEVGKVFGVTRERIRQIEAKALRKLRHPSRSKRLKDFLE is encoded by the coding sequence ATGAGTAAAAAAGAATTGGCTGGAGATATGGAACATGAACTAACGATTGAGGAAGCGAAAGCGAACCTGCTGGAGGCCGGAAAGAAATTAGGTGAACTAACGCTTGATGAAGTGACAGAAAAGCTTGCGGCATTCGAAATGGAGCCAGAACAGTTCGAGGAATTCCTAGATTTGGTCGAGGCACAAGGGATTGAAATGGACCGTAAGGCTGAAGACGAATCTGGGGAAGAAGGCGGGAAGCCGGCTGCGGAGGAAACGCAGTTCGATTTGAATGATTTGAGTGTACCGCCAGGTGTTAAAATCAATGACCCTGTACGCATGTACTTGAAAGAGATTGGCCGTGTAGATTTGTTAACGGGTGCCGAGGAAGTTGAATTGGCGATTCGGATTCTAGAGGGCGATGAAGAGGCGAAAAAACGCTTAGCAGAAGCCAATCTCCGTCTAGTTGTCAGCATTGCTAAACGTTATGTTGGACGAGGTATGTTATTCCTAGACCTGATACAGGAAGGGAATATGGGGCTGATTAAAGCAGTTGAGAAATTTGACCATACGAAAGGCTTTAAATTTAGTACGTATGCAACTTGGTGGATTCGTCAAGCGATTACGCGGGCTATCGCGGATCAGGCGCGTACTATCCGTATTCCTGTTCATATGGTTGAAACCATCAATAAGCTTATTCGTGTTCAACGTCAATTATTACAGGATTTGGGGCGTGAGCCATCACCAGAAGAGATTGGCGAAGAAATGGATTTGACGGCAGAAAAAGTACGTGAAATCTTGAAAATCGCACAAGAACCTGTGTCGCTAGAAACGCCAATTGGCGAAGAAGATGATTCACATCTGGGCGACTTTATCGAAGATTCTGAGGCGCAATCACCATCGGATCATGCAGCTTACGAATTGCTGAAAGAACAGTTAGAGGACGTACTGGATACACTGACAGATCGCGAAGAGAATGTTCTTCGTCTACGCTTCGGTTTGGATGATGGACGTACAAGAACACTCGAAGAAGTTGGGAAAGTATTCGGTGTGACAAGAGAGCGGATTCGCCAGATTGAGGCGAAAGCACTACGTAAGTTGCGTCACCCATCAAGAAGTAAGCGATTGAAGGATTTCCTAGAGTAA